The sequence ATCTGAAGTAGAAGTAGTGTAAGATTAGGCTACATGGTTAGTTATGTTAAATAGTTATGGTTAGTTCAGAATGTCCCTGATGTTGCACATTATGTCCTATTATGTAACGTGAGAGTTGTATAAGGAGTTGagttataatgtgtgtgtgtgtgtgtgtggcgtggcACAATGATTCAAAGTCCTTGTTCTAAGCTCTATTTCAGTTTAAATGAGAGCAATTAGAACTCTTAatttattgtatgtgtgtatgtacacatCCTTGGCCAACAAAGTCGATTCCATacaaaaggttttttaataATACAACTGACATGTACTTatagaaaatatttttacagtgaCAGTATCCGAGTGATtcatgttttaaataatttccaaatttcaaatttataATGGCATAGCGaagtggattcatgaggactatggttacctggtcctcaggtctctgcagggggGATATCCCGGCGATCTAGGACTATTTCTGTTCCAATCTGAGgcctatggtacctggtcctagagatctctgcagggggaaatccagacagctagctgactatctgtcAATTGGGCACTATGGTTACGGTCCCAGGTTCTGGACAGtgtgtaaatccagacagatctCTAGACTTTGTCCAATCTGACggatggttacctggtcctatGGTCTTGcgaggtaaatccagacagctatctaGACTATCATGTCACATCTGAGGATATGGTTCCTGGTCATCAGTCTCTCAGGTAAAACTCCAGACAGTCAGCTAGACTaaatctgtcaatctgaggactaggtacCTGGTCTCGAGGTCTCGTAGAAAAGGGTGAACTCACAGACTAGTGTTGTCCAACACAGAAgtctgcagagtaaatccagacagctagactatctgtccaatctgaggactatggttacctggtcctcagatctctgcagggtaaatccagacagctagctagactatctgtccaatctgaggactatggttacctggtcctcatctTGCAGGTAAATCCGAAGCAGCTAAGactattgtccaatctgaggactatggttgtcCGTCCtcggtctctgcagggtaaatccagacagctagctagactatctgtccaatcgaggactatggttacctgtcctcagatctctgcaggtaaatccagacagctctagactatctgtccaatctgaggactatgtgttacctggtcctcaggtctctgcagtgGGAAATGCcaggacagctagctagactatctgtccaatctgagttttctgttgacgactaaaaccaCTTCTggacgtacacatgttccaccaaaacaacttccttcccgaggctattttgcacaggcaccatggctctgtccggcgttgtgtggactcgccagacgcTCCCCCACAGAGCCGTGGAGGGGCGTCCGGCAATGCCAGGCTAGTCACCAcatgatctgctccctgtagcACAGCATATGTCCACATTGAGACACTGAAAAATCATAAGCAAAACGTAGAATACTACTTAAATGCAACCTTTCCTGCTAGCTGAACACATATTTAGTCCAGTTTTAATGACTTACTTACATAATGACTTACCTCCAACCCATTAATCCAACATCATCAGTGTGCAGTAGTTAGGATTTAATAATAAAGCCTGACAAGATGCAGATGCAGCGAGGCCTCCAGACACTTTTCTTCAACTGGCCGCCATGGTGCTCAATCATTATTACCATGGTTACTACTTAACCTCCTAAAAATATCCCATAAGATAGCACAGCATGTGAAATAGTCATTTTTTACAGTGATAAAGACTATACTGTAAGTTAAAATTTCGGTTGACTTTGTATTCAAAATGCAATGCATTCATGCACTTTCTAAATTGTGTGttattattaacccttgtgttgtcttttcgtCAACCACGCAGCTTTTTTGTGTCATTCTAGGTTCAAATTAAAAGTTTTGTtccaaatgttctttttttggacattttgaagttttttttcgcAAGTTTTTcgtcactttttccgatgtcTGTCGATGTTAGttgaatttaatgttttttttaaaatattttttacatttttgttgttgtttttgaagctttttctgacttatttgtcactttgtctGATCGCTCTGTCgatttattttgaagttttgcttgttttttcccccacatttttgtcatttttttttcaaccttctatcaattttttttttcacatgctataAAATCAACTAAAATACCCAAATTACTTGAAAACATTCATCTGGTCATTTGTTTTACACTAAAGAACATTGTATGGAACCATGCACATTATTTTTGTGGACAatttgttgaaagaaacccacatttttaatatagagattttttcaaaattaggcgaatttgacctgaggacaacaggagggttaagtagCTGTTGCATTCTTGATTAAGTTCTCAAATATGTGACCAAGGCCATTGCATGTCAAAAAGTAGCCTATAGTTTTCATTTGATGATGAGATGCAGCTGGTGGCtagtgggtggggggggggggggggggggggggattctacTGAGGACCTCTGGTGGACAGAGAAGGAAGTGACAGAAATCTGGAAAGGTGTTGAAATTGTTTaggttaataattaataatcacttatactgtttattgatccccagtgggggaattacaatgtacactctgCTTTGTTATTAatcacaacacgcacacacacacacacacacacacacacacacacacacacacacacacacacacacacaccctattcattcatgcacaaatggagagatgtcagagtgagtgcgtttttaatttaattaattttgagtGCTGGGGCGCCCTAAATGGTTGgctggtgccttgctcaagagcacctggcagtgcccatctaccaatccacactccatactttggtccgtatggggactagAACCAGCAACCCACCGGTTCCAAACCCAACCCCCAAGTTTTCTAGTTGTTAATCTGTTGTGATTACAGATTAATTGACATAGCGCGATTTGTTTCCTAGCGATCAGGAGATAATTACAGTACGTTATGCTGAAGCTACAGACTGCTGGGCCTCTGTCTGGGCCTCAGTAGTCACCAGGTGCACGGATGGTGACCTAGCCCACGTTTGTGCCTCTCGTGTGTCAGGGGTGTTAAGTTGCTAAGTGCATTTACTCAATTACTGTACAAATTATGGGCCATGCACACCCCCCACAGGTAGAGGTACTAAGACAACAAAATGCATCAAACTAGAAGTGCAAAGAAGCATTAAAGTACATAACAATGCATACCAAATGTATGAACAGTTGTTGTATGGATGCACAAGaacatatatacagtgtgaGCCGTATGAATGAAATTAATAGCAATATGCACTGATAACTGGATACATTGCCCTGCGCCAAAATCAACAGTAGGGCGAtggagctgtcaatcaaacacagCTCTAATAAGTGAAAACACGTATGGGAGGACCAAAGGTTTTCAGGGCCTTTCAGATTTGGCTTACAAATTATGTGatacttttattaaatattacatataCTAATATATTAAACTTTCAGACGGCATAAAaagtagttagttagttagtcagTTAGTGAGCTGCTCTTGACTagctacaacattaaaatgctgcttataCTTATCAGTTAATATATTAATTATGTTatacttttattaaatattatagGCTATACTAACATATTAAACTTTCAGACAGTATAAAaagtagttagttagttagtgagCTGCTCTTGACCACcattaaaatgctgctgatACTTATCAGGTAATATATTAATTTTGTGATGTATACAATCCCTCCAGAAAAACGTGATGATGCGATCGCATAATTCAATGCATAGCCTAATCAGCCAAAATCCGCATATTTATGCGGGGGCCGCATTTTTGCCGCATAAATTGCCAATTTCCACGCAAACTAATGCGgggcttgcatgatttcataatccGTCGCCTCCTTTGTTGCAAAAGAAGTCACAAATATCTcagcagaaagttgaaaaatgttgcgttCACTTCACACAAGAGCGGGCCCTTTTtcccctgttgccatgggaacatTATGAAGTGACGTAATTACACAACAAGACAAACACAGTTACTTTTTCATCAAACCCCAATTTTTGCAAGTTCCCACAATTTCATTgcataaaattgcataaatatcccGCATATTCCATCGCATCTTTTAAGAAAACGTGCCGCATAATCAAGGATTTTGGCCCGCGACAATCCCAAGAAAACTCCTGTAGCCTATATATTAGAATGTAACACTGAAAGGGTTCATCCTGCATACTGACTGCTTTTACTGTTGAAATTCAGGAGTTTTCAAAGATTgccagttatttatttttaaaaaaccttgCTTTGTGACTCAAACTCCAGTAATGGTAATGAATGAGAGGCAGACACTGGGTGTAATGGTGACCAATCAATACATTTGTTTGTCACACGAAATTGTATAAAAAGTCTAATCCAGTAAAAAGTAATCCTGTCGGTCCCATTGTTTCCTGATAATATTTCAGCAGGGTCTTTCCGCCCAGGCAGACAGAGACCACTGTTTGCGAGAAGAGGACAGCATCAACGACAAAGGATTCACGTGCCGGTGAGATCAGTGTCGCTTATATTCCAGTCAAAAGGAAGCATGtttttcttagcaatgtctttTAGCTTCTACAATCTGGATTTTGGGATTCCTACACAATTCACTTTGGTCTTCAGGAGCTTAATTGAGAACGAATtcgacaaaaaaagtcaaaggattcggctacaatttgcacaaaGCCACACATCTGATACATCCCAACTTGGAGTAGTCttcattctttgagacacaaaATGGCTTCACAATAACTAGTGCGCCTCTAAATAAATTTGTTGTCATTTCAGCTCTGAGCCAGTTAGCCGTTTTCAGCTTTAAATGAGCAAAACCAACCCTTTTTAGACATCAAGAGAAGAAGGTGATATATGCAATATTACTTGATTTCCATGGTCTCACATTCAcctgcctccctccttctgTTCTCTCCACCTTCCAGAAGACCAACGTGGCCCCTGCTCCTCTAAAAGTCATCCCCCCTCCTCCTAAAGTGGCACCCAAACCCGCGAAGCCAAAGTGCGCTCCGCTCACACAGAGCTGTTTGCCCCAGTCCGGCTGCTGCGACCCATGTGCCACGTGCCACTGCCGCTTCTTCAATGCGATCTGCATCTGCCGAAGGACAAAATCGTAACACgaggagagaaacagaaagagcaCCGATGCACCAAAACGGAGACTCAAAATAGCAGTTTCATCAACCACCTTAACACACAGACTGATGTATCACATGGATGGGACAATGGGCACTAAAGTCAGCCTCTTGAGACAATAAATGCTTATTTGAAGGAGTTTAAAACACGTTGGTACTTCTTCTGAAAGGCAGCTGTTCGGAAAAACCATCCATCACATACAGTGCTTAAgctaaaatgtattaatttgtcGTTCAAGTCTTTTGAACAATGCCTTCTGTATATTATCAGTGTTATTATTATGCTGGTTCCTTTTTTGGATGTCGCTGACATAGTTGTGGGGAgaaagaaatatgaaaaaacaaatataaatataaatacagctgcatgtatacatatacatatatatatatacgtacatatatatgtatacatatgtacacaaacacacgtatatatatatatatataaatatatactgtatatttggtTTTTTTCATGATTATGTCCATCATTGAATGAGAGCTTTATCTTTATCAGGGTGCATGCTAgaaaactctgcagggtgcccaaacttgtgcagacgccatttttttgttttctgttatttttaaagtgtaaatgatggaaataaaatctaacttttttgtgacatattatacgaaggtctaatctgtcatttgatgccttttggagatttttccatcttttcttgacttctttatgcacattaatacaatttttttccatggggtgcccaaacttttgaaccccactgtatgcATTAACGGTGTATGGTCGTGACTTAAAGTCGTAATTTACGGGCTAAAAGTTGTGGCTGGAATGCAGCATGAGACTGGTTAAGATTAAGGATATCATAGTAAGTCAATCAAAGGAAGAGTggggttgcctggcaacctctTGGTGACAACAAGAAGGGAGGTCACTGTGCCTGGCCAGGAAAGTCCAACATATAGCCCACTgtaaaggttgaaaaaaatcacgCTGTATATCCAAACAAAGACCTTGAGACATGGCTACAGATTTGGTGACATTTAGCCTACATTTTCAGAATCAAAGAATCCACTATTCTTATAAACCATAAAGCCATAAAAactattgtatttcttttacataaAAGAGAATGGCTTAGCTTCTACCATGCCTGTATGTCCACTTCCATTATAATCAATCAGAGTCATTTTGGCAGAGAGCATTTGCGCACAATTTTGTTATAACCTCATATTTGACATGTAATCAGGATATATTCTCTTATTGCAACCTATCATAGTTCAATGTAACACGTAGAATTAGCATTTATAGTAGCATTGATGTGATAGATGGATTAGATAGATATGCCTGATCAGTGATAAGCTTTTAATGttacaatttaaaaagattGGGATTCTAGCATTGTCTTTACTTGTATGTACGTTTGTGAATGTGATTTTGACTTTTCCTGCCAAATACTACAAATAAAGAcatgttccacacacacacacacacacgtacgcgcACTGGTGTTACTATGGCAACATCTATCTGGGCTAATTGCGACCATTCAACGCAGGATGTTGCATGCTGTTATCCATTAGGTGTAGTAGTTTATGTGTAAGTTAACAGGATAAAATAGACATGACTGTTTTTATAATCTGAGACcagcaacagtgtgtgtgtgtgtgtgtgtttttctgtatgcAATGACCTGATGACCCCCTCTCAAATAAACAAACCCTTAATCCAAGTCAATTGTTTCTCTATAACTGCTCAAATGATCTTTACAAAAAGCGTTAAATACCACCTGTTGTGTGTTAAGAAACAACCATCTCTCTACCAGGGTGACAGCCGTTCTCCTCTGTCTGTAATTAACTTTGAGTCAAAAAGACTGCTGGATGACAAATTCCATTGTTACACAAATTAATGCTGGGTTCCAGACAACTCGGAATTTCCGAGTTCCTACTAGAAAAAGTAGGAAAAATTGAACGCCACTCAAAATTGGCAGCACCCATGGAAGGGCATATTGTAAATGTTAAACCATCAACTTAAAGGCAACATTAAGTACACTATGTTTGCTAGTTGTATGGAAGTAAAATAATATTCATGAAATATTAAGACACGTTTCCAAGTCTAAAATGGCCGTAAAATAGAA is a genomic window of Etheostoma spectabile isolate EspeVRDwgs_2016 chromosome 22, UIUC_Espe_1.0, whole genome shotgun sequence containing:
- the LOC116672318 gene encoding agouti-related protein isoform X1, yielding MSSIPASEERRLRTARMKMALMWLCIVVHLALVSAGLFTSSSLQASLSNESVSRSGAPQSPAGSFRPGRQRPLFARRGQHQRQRIHVPKTNVAPAPLKVIPPPPKVAPKPAKPKCAPLTQSCLPQSGCCDPCATCHCRFFNAICICRRTKS
- the LOC116672318 gene encoding agouti-related protein isoform X2, which produces MSSIPASEERRLRTARMKMALMWLCIVVHLALVSAGLFTSSSLQASLSNESVSRSGAPQSPGSFRPGRQRPLFARRGQHQRQRIHVPKTNVAPAPLKVIPPPPKVAPKPAKPKCAPLTQSCLPQSGCCDPCATCHCRFFNAICICRRTKS